The proteins below are encoded in one region of Geomonas ferrireducens:
- the treZ gene encoding malto-oligosyltrehalose trehalohydrolase translates to MTAVQRRMPVGAEVMPDGVHFRVWAPRCRKVSIQLEGAPQVVEFPMDLEENGYHSGTCPVARAGTRYRYRLDDKDNYPDPASRFQPEGPHGPSQVVDPGSFPWSDAGWQGIEPEGHVIYEIHVGTFTMEGTWKAAEEQLSALRDLGITLVEVMPVADFPGRFGWGYDGVNHFAPTRLYGTPDDMRRFVDRAHSLGLGVLLDVVYNHFGPEGNYLAQFSDYYYGENESDWGKMINFDGKHCESVREFFIANACYWIDEFHIDGLRFDATHAIIDGSQVHILGDITTRARMAANGRKLFLVAENESQDARCMRPREEGGFGMDGVWNDDFHHSAHVALTGYHDAYYSEYFGSPQEMISCAKWSYLYQGQFYFWQGKRRGSSTLGHSPSRYINYLQNHDQIDNSAWGIRIDKLTNPAALRAMAALYLLLPQTPMIFQGQEFAAGSPFLYFADLSPEISQQVHHGRIEYLKQFTNIDSPEVIDTIDKPYELETFQQSRLDLKERERHGKVYALYRDLIRLRREDPVFSRGYACHIEGAVLGQAGFLLRYFLEDEQRLLLVNLGRELHLVPIPEPMLAPPSRCRWEILWSSEKVEFGGSGTPRLETERFWRLQGYAAVALAPAPEGETP, encoded by the coding sequence GCAGTACAGCGAAGAATGCCGGTAGGAGCGGAGGTGATGCCGGACGGCGTGCATTTCCGGGTCTGGGCTCCCCGGTGCAGGAAGGTATCGATACAACTGGAGGGAGCGCCGCAGGTAGTGGAGTTCCCCATGGACCTGGAAGAGAACGGGTACCATTCCGGCACCTGCCCGGTAGCACGTGCGGGAACCCGCTACCGCTACCGCCTGGACGACAAAGATAACTACCCTGATCCCGCCTCACGCTTCCAGCCCGAGGGGCCGCACGGTCCATCGCAAGTGGTCGACCCGGGGAGCTTCCCCTGGAGTGACGCCGGCTGGCAGGGCATCGAGCCCGAAGGGCACGTCATCTACGAGATCCATGTCGGAACCTTCACCATGGAAGGGACCTGGAAGGCCGCCGAAGAGCAGCTGTCTGCACTACGGGACCTCGGCATCACCCTGGTCGAGGTCATGCCGGTGGCCGATTTCCCCGGACGGTTCGGCTGGGGGTACGACGGGGTGAACCATTTCGCCCCGACGAGGCTCTATGGGACTCCGGACGACATGCGCCGCTTCGTGGACCGGGCTCACTCGCTCGGGCTCGGCGTGCTTTTGGACGTGGTGTACAACCACTTCGGGCCGGAGGGAAACTACCTGGCGCAGTTTTCCGATTACTACTACGGTGAAAACGAGAGTGACTGGGGGAAGATGATCAACTTCGACGGGAAGCATTGCGAATCGGTGCGGGAGTTCTTCATCGCCAACGCGTGCTACTGGATCGACGAGTTCCACATCGACGGGCTGCGTTTCGACGCCACCCACGCCATCATCGACGGTTCGCAAGTACACATCCTGGGGGACATCACCACCCGTGCGAGGATGGCGGCCAACGGGCGTAAGCTCTTCCTCGTCGCGGAAAATGAAAGTCAGGACGCCCGTTGCATGCGCCCGAGAGAAGAAGGAGGCTTCGGCATGGACGGCGTATGGAACGACGACTTCCACCACAGCGCCCACGTCGCCCTGACCGGGTACCACGACGCCTACTACTCGGAGTACTTCGGCTCGCCGCAGGAGATGATCTCCTGCGCCAAGTGGAGCTACCTGTACCAGGGGCAATTCTACTTCTGGCAGGGTAAGCGGCGCGGCTCCTCCACCTTAGGTCACAGCCCGAGCCGCTACATCAACTACCTCCAAAACCACGACCAGATCGACAACTCCGCCTGGGGTATCCGCATCGACAAACTCACCAACCCCGCCGCATTGCGGGCGATGGCCGCCCTTTACCTCCTACTCCCACAGACCCCGATGATCTTCCAGGGGCAGGAGTTTGCCGCGGGTTCTCCGTTTCTGTATTTCGCGGACCTTAGTCCGGAAATCTCGCAGCAGGTGCACCACGGACGCATCGAGTATCTGAAGCAGTTCACCAACATCGATTCTCCCGAGGTAATCGACACCATCGACAAGCCGTACGAACTGGAAACCTTCCAGCAGTCCCGCCTCGACCTGAAGGAGCGCGAGCGCCACGGCAAGGTCTACGCGCTCTACCGCGATCTGATCAGGCTGCGGCGCGAGGATCCGGTATTCAGCCGAGGTTATGCCTGCCACATCGAGGGGGCGGTGCTCGGGCAGGCGGGCTTTCTGCTGCGCTACTTCCTGGAGGATGAGCAGCGCCTTCTGCTCGTGAACCTCGGACGCGAGCTGCACTTGGTGCCGATCCCCGAGCCGATGCTGGCGCCCCCATCCCGCTGCCGGTGGGAGATCCTCTGGAGCAGCGAGAAGGTCGAATTCGGCGGTTCTGGTACACCCAGGCTGGAAACGGAAAGGTTCTGGCGCCTGCAGGGTTACGCGGCGGTTGCGCTGGCGCCCGCGCCGGAAGGAGAGACCCCATGA